Proteins co-encoded in one Streptomyces sp. JH34 genomic window:
- a CDS encoding MarR family transcriptional regulator, producing MATQHLSSAPPAPAASRPYRKAHTGYGKQTVPAQGPARTGAFALLPERERYVAAYVDHLPDGAAMDIKSLAKDLPLYGQMAIGTALRALAVAGHLRRVRCRVEGDGQCRWVTLTYWSRTAHDNEWWAARLAAEATAAPEQATAPSAESAAVPQQRTAEANTTARPAPTPPTPPEADPGADAQPASTAPSPAYRALAELGRREPRLALSAADCAALEPLAAAWFARGVSPEYLTSALLAGLPEPIGSPVGLMRRRLTDKMPPHLPGEPSPAPGSLGTTPARGLLVECADCGRPGPAEALPDGLCRPCRTVLQKPESSDPAAAPEQVERDVPALVASLRNLMRTP from the coding sequence GTGGCTACCCAGCACCTTAGCTCCGCCCCGCCCGCCCCCGCAGCCTCGCGCCCGTACCGCAAGGCCCACACTGGCTACGGCAAGCAGACCGTCCCGGCCCAAGGCCCCGCCCGCACCGGCGCGTTCGCGCTCCTTCCCGAGCGGGAGCGCTACGTCGCCGCGTATGTCGACCACCTCCCCGACGGCGCCGCCATGGACATCAAGTCGCTGGCCAAGGACCTTCCGCTGTACGGCCAGATGGCCATCGGCACAGCCCTGCGCGCCCTCGCCGTCGCCGGACATCTGCGCCGCGTGCGCTGCCGGGTCGAAGGGGACGGCCAGTGCCGGTGGGTGACGCTCACCTACTGGTCCCGCACCGCCCACGACAACGAGTGGTGGGCCGCCAGGCTGGCAGCCGAAGCGACCGCCGCTCCTGAGCAGGCAACCGCACCCTCCGCCGAGTCGGCGGCCGTACCCCAGCAGCGCACTGCGGAGGCCAACACCACGGCGCGACCCGCCCCGACCCCGCCCACGCCCCCGGAGGCCGATCCGGGCGCGGACGCCCAACCGGCTTCGACGGCACCGTCCCCCGCGTACCGCGCCCTCGCCGAACTCGGGCGCCGCGAACCCCGCCTGGCGCTCTCCGCCGCCGATTGTGCCGCTCTGGAGCCGCTGGCCGCCGCATGGTTCGCACGCGGTGTCAGCCCCGAGTACCTCACCTCCGCACTGCTCGCAGGGCTTCCCGAGCCGATCGGATCCCCCGTGGGCCTGATGCGCCGCCGCCTCACCGACAAGATGCCGCCCCACCTGCCCGGAGAGCCCTCCCCGGCGCCCGGCTCGCTCGGCACCACTCCCGCGCGCGGCCTCCTCGTCGAATGCGCCGACTGCGGCCGCCCCGGCCCGGCCGAAGCGCTCCCGGACGGCCTCTGCCGCCCATGCCGCACCGTGCTCCAGAAGCCGGAATCGTCCGACCCGGCGGCGGCCCCGGAGCAGGTGGAACGCGATGTGCCCGCCCTCGTCGCCAGTCTGCGCAACCTGATGCGTACGCCCTGA
- a CDS encoding DUF397 domain-containing protein: MSSIDEQAWFKSSYSGSDGDACIEVAKGVQAIHVRDSKDQLSPELALSLRAWSSFVSYAAQG; this comes from the coding sequence ATGAGCAGCATCGACGAACAGGCCTGGTTCAAGAGCAGCTACAGCGGTTCGGACGGTGACGCCTGCATCGAGGTGGCGAAGGGCGTACAGGCGATCCACGTCCGCGACTCCAAGGACCAACTGAGCCCCGAACTCGCCCTCTCCCTCAGGGCATGGAGCAGCTTCGTCAGCTACGCCGCCCAGGGCTGA